The DNA sequence agttctttatattttttggaagcaACATTTATCAGATGTGTGATTTACGAACATTTTCTCCAAGTTTGtgtcttatcttttcattttctcaacaGTGTCCTTCACAgagtaaaagtttttaattttaatgaagtccaactccatttttttcttctgtgcatCATGATTTTGGTGCTATATCCAGAAAATCACATCTGAGGTTGTGTAGATTTTCTTCTATGTCTCTTCTAGAAGTCTGATAGTTTTTGCATTTTACGTTTAAACcttggggttaggacttcaacacttGGATTTTGTGGAGACACAATCCAGCCCATAAAACCAGTGTTCCTGGCCTGGAGCTTTGTCAAAGTTGTTGAGGTTTCCAGAGAGCTTGCTTCTGcgttcattgatttttctctattatgtattcattttctatatcattgatttttgctattttctttgttcttccttctattttgggtttaatttgctcttcttttttctagGTCTTAAAATAGAGACATATATATTTGATTTCGGACccttatcattttttaatatcaACATTGCAAACTATATATACCCTCTAAGCTCTGTTCTGGTTTCatctccaaaatttttttttaatatttatttatttgacagagatcacaagtaggcagagaggcaggcacagagagagaggagaaagcaggctccctgccgagcagagagcctgatgcggggcttgatcctaggaccctgagatcatgacctgagccgaaggcagaggctttaacccactgagccacccaagcacccctcatcTCCAAATTTTTGATACATTGTGTTTTCCATATCATTTGGTTAAAATATGTCCTAATTGCCCTTGTGATTTTATAATCGATGGATTACTTAGGGATATGTTGttaacttccaaatatttttaatttttcctgaaattttttatGGTTGTTTCTACTTTAATTCTGTAGAGATCAGAGATCATAATCTATGTATTTTCAATCCTTTTGAATTTATTAAAACTGGCGTCATAGCCCAGAATTTGctcaatcttaatttttttaggggggggtggggcaggggacgagagagaaagaatctcgaGCAGATTCCAGGCCCAGCTGGGCTCCAggtcacagtcctgagatcacgacctgaccctgactgaccGAGGCACCCCGGGGccccaatcttgtttcattttctaggTACGCTTGGAAAGGACGTTCAGGGGACCcgcagtcagtagaacatgcgacactcggagttgtgagttcaagccccacgtgggtatggagcatacatttaaaaaataattaactaatttattaaaaaaaaaggaaaatgatgcaCATTCTGCCATGTTGGGTACAGTGTTCTGTAAACATCAATTAAGTCAATGTTTGAGTGTTGATGTAGTTGGTTGGGTATTCTATTTcttaccaatttttttctttaattgtcttaatttgtttttattttttgttaagttactatttatttcaggggcacctgggtggctcagtgggttaaagcctctgccttcggctcaggtcgtgatctcaggatcctgggatcgagtcccgcatcgggctctctgctcagcggggagcctgcttcctcctctctctctctctctctgcctgcctctgtgcctacttgtgatctctgtctgtcagataaataaataaaatctttttaaaaaaatgttaaaaaaaaaagaaagattctatttatttcacagagagcgagacagccagagagggagcacaagcagggggagtgagagagaaagagaagcaggcttcccgctgagcagggagcccgattcggggctggaccccaggaccctgagatcatgacctgagccaaaggcagagactttaacccactgagccacccaggcgccccgaggctaTTTTCAAGTCTTGTTAGAGCGAGTCTGGGTTAGCCTTTTACTCTGGGGAAGGCCAGCTCTACGACTAAGATGGGACCCTTACGAAATGTCCAGGAGTGCCCTGGGCGCTTCATGAGGTCTGTCGGGCACCGGCACATCTCTCCGTCCCCGTGAGCCCTGGGCACCGTCCAGCTCCGCCGTTCTGCCGGGGCTGGTCTTTGCTAAGTCTCACGGGGTTTGCTTGAACACAGGTTCAAGTTTAAAATTTACCAAAAACCTTAAGTTAACGTCTGTGTAGATTTCCGGAGCTTGCCCTCTGCACAGCTACTTCCGCTGGGCGCTCGGGCCCACTCGTTCCAACCGTTTcagcctctcccagccccagTGTCCGTGTCTCAGTCCAGAGAGCACCTCCCagcagaaaggcaagagagctgTCGGCCCCGCGTCTTTGCCTTTCTTCCCTTAGGGATCTCACAGTCCGGGGCGGGCTATGGTCCAACGTCTTCCAAAAGTTGCTgcgtattttcttttccttccagtgcTCTGGTTGTTGATGGCAGGACGACACACCCCACGCCAGGCACCCCGCGGTGACCAGACACCGGAGTGCCCTCTGTGCTTCGCGAGGCACATGTTAACCTATTTTCAGGATATTTAGGATTTAAAGGACACATTCCTCCAGGATCGGACTTTCCTCCCATCCGCACGCTAGTGACCTTCCACGCCGACACACGCGGGGCACCTTCTTCGTGGCTGGGCGGTGTTGGACCGTGGAGACCCACCGTCAGCCCGGCTCCCCGATGGTTCCGAGGCAGCTCTAAGTTTCTATCACACACAACGTACTGGAGGCAATTCTCGTTCCTGCATCTTTATGAGCTTGTCTGGCTGGGTCCACTCATCCGACCCTCCCAGCCAGCCAACCTGGAGCTTGCTCCAAGGGCGTTGACATTTGAGGACTTCACCTAATTTTCGGGGAGAAATTTCTGCTAAAATGGGGAGCTTCTTCCGCACCTTTCTGCCAACGAAGCGAACAGCAGGCCGGCCTGGGGGGCTGGGCTCGGTGAATCACGCGTCCCCCCGCTTTGCCTAGACAGCCGCGGGCACGTGAGCGTGTCGCCGGGTGATCACGTACTCGCGGACGTGCCTCGCCGGACAAGCCAGCTGCCCCCGCGGGCTAGGGTTAAAAGCCACTTCGCTGTGATGGCCTGAGCGTTAGAAGCTCCCTGCGCGCCCGCCACCATCCTCCAGGGAGGCTCCCCCAGGTGACGCTCCTGGGCCCATCTGTGGGCTCTTCGTACGTATCCCCAAACTGCTTTCCACTATGTCGTGCCCATTCACGGCCCCTAGGTTCCTCCTTGTCCCCTAAGGTccgtggctcaggctctggcaACTGGGTCATCCCCCTCCCTGAGTCACAGCCCTGGACGTGGCTGACGGCAGGGGTGGCCGTGGGCCCCGTGAGCTCCCGGCATGTGGCACTGGTTGCACTTTGCTGTGTTGAGGTGGCTGGAGCCGGCGGCGGCCGCGCGACCTTCGACTTCCCGACCAGCTGCGTGTTCTTGATCCCGCCCCCGCCACCCCTGCTCACCTGTGAGCCTTCCGATCCCTAATGAAGAAGTTGGCTCCTCCGCCTgggccgcctggctggctcaggggggCTGAGCGGTTGACTCTTGgtctcggctcaggtcgtgatctcagggtctgggatcgagccccgtgtcaggttctgtgctcagtgggcagtctctctccctccgcccctgccCCCTGGTCACACGCGCACGTGCTCTCTCtgactcttaaataaataaatacatctttttaaaaatccttcttccggggctcctggctggctctgcTGGTGGGCACGAAGACTCCGggtcttggggctgtgagttcgcGCTccctgttgggtgtagagatgacctgaaaataaaatctttttttttctttttttaaagtttttatttatttaacagagagagatcacaagtaggcagagagacaggcagaggaagggggaaagcaggctccccgctgagcagagagcccgatgcggggctcgattccaggaccctgagatcatgacctgagccgaaggcagaggctttaacccactgacccaccctggcgccccagaatttttaaaagattttatttacttatttgagaaagagaatgagaagagagcatgagggggagagggtcagtgggagaagcagacccccctcccccactgagcagggaaccccagccgggactcgatcccaggactccagaatcatgacctgagccgaaggcaactgcttaacccactgagtcacctgggcaccccaataagtcaaatccttaaaataaataaataaataggagacGCGTGACTGGGCCTgcatctttctcctttcttttcttctcccccccacccccaacacccgACTGTGGGGTGGACTGTGAGCCGTGGTTGACATTCCAGCAGCCACCTAGCAAACCGTGAGGACAAACCCCGGGCCAGCTGCTAGCCGTGCTGGAGCGGGGGACAGAGAGGTGCGGTCCTGGACGCGGACAGCCCCACCTCCCGATTTCATGAGAAACCCAGGTTACAGGAGAAAAACCAGCCCCTTCGTTTTCTCTCCCGTTCACGGGGCACTGCCCCGCCTGCGGCTGACTTGATGCGGGACCCTGACGCCCTCGCACCTGCCTCTGCAGATCAACGCGTGTATTCACAGAGCGCTTGAGGGCTTACAAAGGCTCACCCTGGGGCACCCCAGAGTCATTTCGGGATATGTCCTCAGTCGGGATTCTTGCCGACGGCCACAGACACCCAACCTTGAGAAACAAAGTGCCAGACAGTTTGGTGGATGAGACTGGGCAGCCCACAGAAGCCTCTGGGAGACGGAGGGCCTTTCCCAGGCAGTGGGAAGGACCCCAAGGAAGCAGGCGCCCAGCCCGGGTGACCCGGTGCGGTCCCGTTGTGTGGTCTACTGGCACCCCAGCCCAGATGCCTCAAGTACATCCTCAAGGccactgaaggaggctgagggccATGTCTAGGGAGAGAGTGTGGCTCTTCGGCTGGGATTCTTCTGGAAACCGTTCTGGGATGCCTCCTTCAGACTTGGATGGCCTCAGCTTGTCCGGTGTAGACAAGTAATTCTCTTGgatattttccagatttctttatACCGTAAATATTAATGTACTGAAAACAAATCCCTTTTTCTGACTCCCACAGATTTTTCCTGTCTTGGTGatttaggcaaaaaaaaagatccaaactGTCTGGCCCAAGGGAAGGTcagcaccccacccctgcccctgtcctgagGCCGCCTGTCCCCATGGGAGGCATGGACAAGAGAGGTCAGGGGCCAGGCCCTGCTGCCTGCCGGGGGCCTCGTGGGCCGATGAGTGTCCACCGCTATGGACAAACGAGCCAGCTGCCAGGACCGCACCAGCTCTGACGACACCGCCTGGGAATGGCCCGTAGCCAAACTGCGGGGCATCGGGGAGACTGGCACGGGGCCTTCCGCGCTGGGGCCCCATTACATCAGCCATCCAGGGTCGGGAGATGCCCCACGTGGCCCCTGTGGAAATCAAAGAAGCAGTCTCGCCCGTTTTTAGAGATAAATTAAATGCATCAGTAGGAGGAAGTCAGACAGCGAggcggaggggagagggtggatgGAGCCGTGATTTATCGGCTCTTTAATAAGCATTTCTGGGGCTGCCCTGGCGGCCTCCCGCCCAGAGCCCGGTGCCCGGGAGCCTCTCCACTGAGGTCACGAGTGGGGCTCCCACTCCGACCTGCCACTCGCCAGCGAGAGGCTGATCTCCCAGCTGCTGTCCTGGAGCATCAAATACGAAACGGCGCTGGGAGCTGATGGGGAAGGAGCGAGGGGAGGGCAGGATGGGGCCGTGGCGCGGGATCCGACTCCCCAGCTACCTGGGACCAGCCCCTGCAGCCACAGTGCCGCAGCCCAGGAGCCAGACGCCCTCCGGTCCTCAGCGGggcccctgccctccccgccTTTGCCCTGCACCCACCTTGTCATGCCTGCGTCTGCTAGGTGAGAAACGACACCTTGCAGCTGTTTGAGCTGAGGGGGCGCCGTTCAGCTCCGCTGGGGTCAAGGCAGAAGATCTGCTCCCAGCCATGGCCTCCATTGTATTGAAGTGCTGCGGGTTTTCCTAACAGAGGCGCTCTGATGTGTTGAGAATGTCAGCGTTTTGTCGTGTATGTTATACAAAGCAGCCCCGCTTGCTGCTGCGTACTGGTtctggggtggggctgctgggagggtCGGCCTTGATCTGAAAGGTGGCCTATGGTGGGTTTATTGTCAACCAATACTTAGGGAGGGCCCCCTTCTCAGGATATAGCTGCAAACACAATGGGCAGAAAGAACTCACATCCTAGCGGAGGGAAACGGACTTAAAAACCAGGAAACTGCAGTGTGGGGGGCGGGATGCAAGCTTCAGAGGAAAAGCTGGGGGGCGGTGAAAGCTCCAGTAGGGGCTGGAGAAGGCCCCTCTGAGAGGACAGCATTTGAGCAAAGATTTGAAGGAGGTGGGGCACCTagatggaagggaagagaggtCCCCAGAAGCACGGACACTGCAAAAGCCCTGGGGCGAGAGCAGGCCTGGGTATATTCCAGGGACCACAGGACGGGGTGTGTACCTGGAGCTTGAGCGCCAGGGGCCATGAGGTGGTCAGGGCCAGAACAGGGAAGTGGTCTGATGAAGTGGGgctatgaggggcgcctgggtggctcagtgggttaaagtctctgtcttccgctctggtcatggtctcagggtcctgggatcgaggccccccaacgggctctctgctcatcaggaagcctgcttcctcctctctctctgcctgcctctctgcctacttgtgatctctctctgtcaaataaataagcaaaatcttaaaaaaaaaaaaaaagaaaaaagaaaaaagaaataaaagaaatgggacTGAGTTCCTGGGAGGACTTTGGCTTCTCCTGAGAGCTTCGTGGGGAGTCCCCAACTCTCTAGCAGTGCAGTGTGGACAGCAGAGCCGGATTCCCAGTTTGGGTTAAGAGCACCGAGGCTGGGAGACGTGTGACTCAAGAGGTTTACCTCCCCAGCCCTGAGGCCACCAGCCCCTCTGAGGccctccctgtctgcctgccCTGTCCTCACTCCCTGTCAGGACCTGGGGCTCCTGAAGCCATCCAGGGGAGCAGAGGGCCCAGCCCGTTGGACATGCCCCATGCCCCCCAGGACCGTGcaacagaggagagggaaaaggggatgGGGTGGTGCTTGCCCCCAAGGGTGGCCCCCCACTGTGCACAGCGAGAGGTGTTATGGGCCCATGCTCCTCCCCAAAGTGCTCTCTGCATGGAGCTGGGCTCCCAGGAAGAGAGAGGCACCTGCTTGGCCCTGTCACTCAGCCCATTACCCTTCCTGGAGGCCCGGGGCTCTCCCTCTCTGCGGCCGGATcccaggcagggggcagggggcagagggcaggggtttTCTCTGGCCTTCGGCCTTTGTGTAGAGCCTCCCAGGCCACCTGGGCAGGCCCGAGGCGGGGACGGGGGGCCGGACCCCGCCAGAGGCCCGGCTCCGGAGACAAGGGCAAGGTCTTGGCCGGGAGGTCCAGAGTCCCCGCTGGCCTTTGGAACCTGGCAGGAGGGCTCTCCGCGGAGGGGCGGGCGCCCTCGATTTGACTAGTTCCCCCTGACGCAGAGCTGACCTAACGGAAATTCTCCCAAAGCCTCTCCACTGGGCtttggggctggggcagggggaggcgagGGGAGGCGAGGGGAGGCGGGCGCGGGGGAGGGCGAGGCCGGCCCGCTATGCCGGGGCCCCCGCCGCTACGGCCTCGCGGCCCGGGGACGCCTTTGTCTCGCAGATGCGCGGCCAGATGCCGCCCAGCGCGCCCCGAGGGCCGTCTCGCCCGGCCCGCGCCTCCCCTTTGTGCGGCGCGCGGACGCCCGCCGGGTGAGGACGCCGCGGCGACCCGGCGCTTCCTCCTCCCGGTCCTGGGTGGAGGGTCCGCGCGTGCTGGGCCGACgaggggcgggcgggggccgATGCCGGGGCACCCGGCGAGGCCGGCGCGGGGAGGGGCGCCCAGGCTTCCAGAGCCGGCCAGGGGCGAAGCCCGCGCGGGAACCCCGGTCGGACGGGGCGGGGCCGCAGTGGGTCCAGTGCGCACGCGCACGCAGCCCCGCCCACCGCGCTCCCACTGGGCGCTGGGCCGCCTCCCTCGCGCGATTGGCCCGGGCCGTCGCGCTGTTGGCCAATGGACGCGCCGTTCCTGGAGGGccgcgcggcgggggcggggccggcggcgggGCCCCTCCGGGAACGCTCGGCTGCGGTCCGGCAGTGGGCGCCGTGAGCCCGCGATCGAGGCCGCGCCCCCCCCCTCCGTAGCGGGCCCGTGCATGGGGCGGCGGTCTGGCCGACCGGAAGGCCCCGCGCCGCGCGGGCCGGGGGCGCCCACGCACGGTGTCGCGGTGTCACGGCGGCCCCCGCCGCCTCTGGTCGCCCCTCGCCCTGCTCCCGCGCATCCCAAAGCCACGAGCCCACCCCCGCGGACAGCAGCGGCGTCCCTGAAGGTCGGCGGGGGTGGGGCTGGCGGTGACCGGTCGTCGGCCCCCGACCAGCCGCCATCAGTGGACACAGAGTAGCGAAGGAGAAGGTCGCTTTCGGGGGCGCCGGGGCTCGTCGGTGCAGCGTCTGCCGTCGGCTCGGGTCGCGCTCCCGGGGTCCTGCGACTGGGCCCGCACGggactccctgctccgcgggCAGCGGCCTCCCCCTTCCGCCTGCCTCTGCCCGGCCCCCGCACAGGCCCCGCTCTCGGCTCGCGCGCACAGACGTCTGAGAAAGCAGGTCCCGCCCTGTAGCCCTCGGGCCGCTGCGGCGACAGCCCGGGGCGGAGGGACGCGGCGGTGGGACGTGGGAGCGCGCGGCCGTGCGGGGCTGGCGCGCCGCGTCCCGCACCGCCCCAGCCGGACGAGGGGGGACAGCGCAAGCTTCCGCGAGCCCCGGCACAGGGGAAGCGCGCGGCGGAGTGTCCGGCCCGAGGGAGGCCGCTCGGACCCGCGGCCGCACGGGGGTCCCGCGGCGGCGCTCACGGACGCGGCCAGCGCAGGGCGGGGCGAGCTTGCGGGACCGCACCCCGCCCCGCGGTGCGCCCCGCGGGTCCCGAGAGGCCGCGCGGGCGGAGGCACCGGGCCGGGTCGCCGCGCACTGGCGGCGGCTGCTCGGGGACCCCGCGGCGACGACGCGCGCACGACAGCGCCGCACGGTGAACGCCACCGACTGGGCACGGAAGTGGCCCTACAGCGGCGAGTGTGACGTCAGACACGTGGACCCGGACTGGAGAAGATGCTGGGACGTGCCGGACCTCGGGGCTCGTCCCGGCCAAGCGGGCGAACCGCCCCAGGCCGCGACCCGAGCACGGCGTCCGCCGGCTCCGCTCCAGGGGCGGCCCGCGGGGCTTCGGCGGGGCCCGGGAAGGACACCGGGGCCGCACGACGCCCTGACCCGGACGAGCCAGACCCGGCCTGGCGCGGGGTCCCCCCCGCAGCCGCGCCCGCCCCTCGGCGTCCCCCCCGAAGGCGTCTCGTTTTTCCTGCCCCACGGCAGCCTCCCTTCGGCTCCTAGATCCCCCCAGCCCGGCAGGAGCGGGGCGCCGGCGGGCGGAGGCGTCGGAGGCCGGACGCTGGGGAACCGCCAGCCCCCGCTCCCCGCCGGGGGTCCTGCAGGTTGGCTGCCTTCCGGGCCGCGGCCGCTGGAGGGCGCCCCGGGACCGCTCCTGCCGACCCGCGGGCTCCCGCCGGGAGGGCCCTCGGCGGCGCCGGAGGTTGATCTCCTGGTTCTCGCCAGAATGGGACGCGGAGGGTCGGCGCAGGAGGCCGCGAGACGTCTTCAGACGTGGTCCCCAGACCCGCCCGGCGGCCACTTCCCGCCCCGAGGCTCGCCGGGTAGCCGTGAAGATGCGGCAAAGACTTAGGAGGCGAAGGACGAACCGCCGTTCGTCCTTTCCAGGGTCCTGTGCGGCCCCGTCAAGGGCTTGGTGCTCAGCAACTCCGCTAGCTCACCTGAGTGCTAACCTGGTGTCCGTACAAATGAGAGATGGATGCGCGGCGGGACTTGGCCACGCGGGGGCGCCAGAGACCCGCCAAGCGactcgcctcccctccccccgcaggcCCGGTCCCCCTCGCCCCGGcgccctgggggaggggacgggAGCTTCCTCGGGGAGTGGCATGTCGCGGGGTCGTCCTGCTGGGCCACCTGCAGCCACCGCGCCGGGCAGCTGGGTCCGATGGGCTCGGGGCCACCTGCGGAGCGTCCGCAGACTGTCCGCGCCGGGCGCCGCCCGCACACACTGCGCACGGCAGGTGCACACGCGCGCTCTCCGGTGTCGCGGCCGGGCGCCGCTTGCCCCGCGGGGACACGGCGTGCGGACGTGTGCGGGCAGCCCGGGGCTGGGGCGGCCTTGCCGCGGCCAGTGCCAGCGAGCGGGGACAGCCCCGCGGACGCAGTCTTCTCCGAGTTCTTAGCCGGGGCTTGACATCGGGGCTTCCTAGAACTGGGGCTCCTGGCAGGTGGTCGGCCTCTGGGCTGAGGCGGCAGCTGGTGTCAGGCCCTCAGCTATTCCCCGGAACCGATCTCTCCTCTTCAAGAGAAACCCCTTGGAAATCAATTACAGCCCCTTCTTTCCTCCCGTGAGGGGTGGGCTTCATGTCTCCAAGACAGGACCAAGGGCATGcaccgcgccccccccccaccgaccCAGCCCGAACATCCTGGGTTAGGGCTGCCCCCAAGGCCCCCGCCTGCCAGGGCCCCACGACCACCGACCTGCACCAATGAGCAGCCTGCTTGGCCACACAGCCTGGTAcatggggagggggatgggggtcCAGAGGCAGAGGCCCTGCAGGGGAGGGGCTACGGGGATCACGACGGCCCATCCCCCATCATGCATTCTGAACCCCACTTTCTCCTAACTGGACGGTCCAGACCAGGcacctccaggggcccc is a window from the Neovison vison isolate M4711 chromosome 5, ASM_NN_V1, whole genome shotgun sequence genome containing:
- the LOC122907289 gene encoding collagen alpha-1(I) chain-like: MKPTPHGRKEGAPRGRPPARSPSSRKPRCQAPAKNSEKTASAGLSPLAGTGRGKAAPAPGCPHTSARRVPAGQAAPGRDTGERACAPAVRSVCGRRPARTVCGRSAGGPEPIGPSCPARWLQVAQQDDPATCHSPRKLPSPPPGRRGEGDRACGGRGGESLGGSLAPPRGQVPPRIHLSFDPGKDERRFVLRLLSLCRIFTATRRASGREVAAGRVWGPRLKTSRGLLRRPSASHSGENQEINLRRRRGPSRREPAGRQERSRGALQRPRPGRQPTCRTPGGERGLAVPQRPASDASARRRPAPAGLGGSRSRREAAVGQEKRDAFGGDAEGRARLRGGPRARPGLARPGQGVVRPRCPSRAPPKPRGPPLERSRRTPCSGRGLGRFARLAGTSPEVRATSVPSRWRSPCGAVVRASSPRGPRAAAASARRPGPVPPPARPLGTRGAHRGAGCGPASSPRPALAASVSAAAGPPCGRGSERPPSGRTLRRALPLCRGSRKLALSPLVRLGRCGTRRASPARPRAPTSHRRVPPPRAVAAAARGLQGGTCFLRRLCARAESGACAGAGQRQAEGGGRCPRSRESRAGPVAGPRERDPSRRQTLHRRAPAPPKATFSFATLCPLMAAGRGPTTGHRQPHPRRPSGTPLLSAGVGSWLWDAREQGEGRPEAAGAAVTPRHRAWAPPARAARGLPVGQTAAPCTGPLRRGGARPRSRAHGAHCRTAAERSRRGPAAGPAPAARPSRNGASIGQQRDGPGQSREGGGPAPSGSAVGGAACACALDPLRPRPVRPGFPRGLRPWPALEAWAPLPAPASPGAPASAPARPSSAQHARTLHPGPGGGSAGSPRRPHPAGVRAPHKGEARAGRDGPRGALGGIWPRICETKASPGREAVAAGAPA